From a single Dioscorea cayenensis subsp. rotundata cultivar TDr96_F1 unplaced genomic scaffold, TDr96_F1_v2_PseudoChromosome.rev07_lg8_w22 25.fasta BLBR01001285.1, whole genome shotgun sequence genomic region:
- the LOC120256101 gene encoding gibberellin 2-beta-dioxygenase 8 isoform X1, whose product MAMDSFQTIFEASALPHQTAQAHETLKKMDPNPPFMSTYKQLLKAQPSCNHDLASVEECELPLIDLSLLYTENASRCKREIAAASQNWGFFQVVNHGISSELLHRIRSEQVKLFRQPFENKCKDFSADAYRWGTPTATSLHQLSWSEAYHIPLCQSTDLSKHNTIISRLTIEELAVSLSSLAHLLGGVLAEELGGDGAYFERNCNRETCYLRLNRYPLCPVPGGLFGLVPHTDSDFLTILCQDEVGGLQLMKDGRWITVKPNPSALVVNIGDLFQAWSNGMYKSVEHRVISNESEERFSVAYFMCPSYDSMIESEAEKSIYRRFSFREYRQQVQEDVKMVGYKVGLSRFLVGGA is encoded by the exons ATGGCAATGGATTCCTTTCAGACAATCTTTGAAGCTTCTGCTCTTCCTCATCAG ACTGCACAGGCTCATGAAACTTTGAAGAAGATGGATCCAAACCCACCATTCATGAGCACATACAAGCAACTTCTGAAGGCCCAGCCTTCATGCAACCATGACTTAGCTTCTGTGGAGGAGTGTGAGCTCCCACTCATAGACCTCAGCCTTCTCTACACTGAGAATGCATCACGTTGCAAGAGAGAGATTGCTGCTGCTTCTCAGAACTGGGGTTTCTTTCAGGTAGTAAACCATGGTATCTCCAGTGAACTTCTTCACAGGATAAGATCAGAGCAAGTTAAACTTTTCAGGCAGCCATTTGAGAACAAGTGTAAGGACTTCTCAGCTGATGCTTACAGATGGGGTACCCCCACAGCGACTTCTCTCCATCAACTTTCCTGGTCTGAAGCTTATCATATCCCTCTCTGCCAATCTACTGATCTTTCCAAGCACAACACCATTATCAG CAGATTAACAATTGAAGAGCTTGCGGTATCACTGTCAAGCTTGGCACATTTGCTGGGAGGAGTGTTAGCAGAGGAACTGGGAGGAGATGGTGCATACTTTGAAAGGAACTGCAACAGAGAGACATGTTATCTCCGGCTAAACCGATATCCACTGTGCCCGGTGCCGGGAGGATTGTTCGGTTTGGTCCCGCACACAGACAGTGACTTCTTGACAATTTTATGCCAGGATGAAGTGGGTGGTTTGCAGTTGATGAAGGATGGGAGATGGATCACTGTCAAGCCTAATCCCTCTGCTCTGGTTGTCAACATTGGTGACTTGtttcag GCATGGAGCAATGGAATGTACAAGAGTGTGGAACATAGAGTGATATCAAATGAAAGTGAAGAGAGGTTTTCAGTGGCTTACTTTATGTGTCCATCTTATGATAGCATGATAGAGAGTGAAGCAGAGAAAAGCATTTATAGAAGGTTTAGCTTTAGAGAGTACAGACAGCAAGTGCAGGAGGATGTTAAAATGGTTGGTTACAAAGTGGGGCTCTCAAGGTTTCTTGTTGGAGGGGCATGA
- the LOC120256101 gene encoding gibberellin 2-beta-dioxygenase 8 isoform X2 yields the protein MAMDSFQTIFEASALPHQTAQAHETLKKMDPNPPFMSTYKQLLKAQPSCNHDLASVEECELPLIDLSLLYTENASRCKREIAAASQNWGFFQVVNHGISSELLHRIRSEQVKLFRQPFENKCKDFSADAYRWGTPTATSLHQLSWSEAYHIPLCQSTDLSKHNTIIRLTIEELAVSLSSLAHLLGGVLAEELGGDGAYFERNCNRETCYLRLNRYPLCPVPGGLFGLVPHTDSDFLTILCQDEVGGLQLMKDGRWITVKPNPSALVVNIGDLFQAWSNGMYKSVEHRVISNESEERFSVAYFMCPSYDSMIESEAEKSIYRRFSFREYRQQVQEDVKMVGYKVGLSRFLVGGA from the exons ATGGCAATGGATTCCTTTCAGACAATCTTTGAAGCTTCTGCTCTTCCTCATCAG ACTGCACAGGCTCATGAAACTTTGAAGAAGATGGATCCAAACCCACCATTCATGAGCACATACAAGCAACTTCTGAAGGCCCAGCCTTCATGCAACCATGACTTAGCTTCTGTGGAGGAGTGTGAGCTCCCACTCATAGACCTCAGCCTTCTCTACACTGAGAATGCATCACGTTGCAAGAGAGAGATTGCTGCTGCTTCTCAGAACTGGGGTTTCTTTCAGGTAGTAAACCATGGTATCTCCAGTGAACTTCTTCACAGGATAAGATCAGAGCAAGTTAAACTTTTCAGGCAGCCATTTGAGAACAAGTGTAAGGACTTCTCAGCTGATGCTTACAGATGGGGTACCCCCACAGCGACTTCTCTCCATCAACTTTCCTGGTCTGAAGCTTATCATATCCCTCTCTGCCAATCTACTGATCTTTCCAAGCACAACACCATTATCAG ATTAACAATTGAAGAGCTTGCGGTATCACTGTCAAGCTTGGCACATTTGCTGGGAGGAGTGTTAGCAGAGGAACTGGGAGGAGATGGTGCATACTTTGAAAGGAACTGCAACAGAGAGACATGTTATCTCCGGCTAAACCGATATCCACTGTGCCCGGTGCCGGGAGGATTGTTCGGTTTGGTCCCGCACACAGACAGTGACTTCTTGACAATTTTATGCCAGGATGAAGTGGGTGGTTTGCAGTTGATGAAGGATGGGAGATGGATCACTGTCAAGCCTAATCCCTCTGCTCTGGTTGTCAACATTGGTGACTTGtttcag GCATGGAGCAATGGAATGTACAAGAGTGTGGAACATAGAGTGATATCAAATGAAAGTGAAGAGAGGTTTTCAGTGGCTTACTTTATGTGTCCATCTTATGATAGCATGATAGAGAGTGAAGCAGAGAAAAGCATTTATAGAAGGTTTAGCTTTAGAGAGTACAGACAGCAAGTGCAGGAGGATGTTAAAATGGTTGGTTACAAAGTGGGGCTCTCAAGGTTTCTTGTTGGAGGGGCATGA